The following are from one region of the Pseudomonas lalucatii genome:
- the rpsJ gene encoding 30S ribosomal protein S10: MQNQQIRIRLKAFDHRLIDQSTQEIVETAKRTGAQVRGPIPLPTRKERYTVLTSPHVNKDARDQYEIRTHKRVLDIVQPTDKTVDALMKLDLAAGVEVQISLG; encoded by the coding sequence ATGCAAAACCAACAAATCCGTATTCGGTTGAAGGCTTTTGACCATCGCCTGATCGATCAATCTACCCAGGAAATCGTGGAAACCGCGAAACGTACTGGTGCTCAGGTGCGTGGTCCGATTCCTCTGCCTACCCGCAAAGAGCGGTACACCGTACTGACTTCTCCGCACGTCAACAAAGACGCGCGGGATCAGTATGAAATTCGTACCCACAAGCGTGTTCTGGACATCGTCCAGCCGACGGATAAAACCGTCGACGCGCTGATGAAGCTCGATCTTGCGGCTGGCGTGGAAGTGCAGATCAGCCTCGGCTAA
- the tuf gene encoding elongation factor Tu — translation MAKEKFERNKPHVNVGTIGHVDHGKTTLTAALTRVCSEVFGSARVDFDKIDSAPEEKARGITINTAHVEYDSTIRHYAHVDCPGHADYVKNMITGAAQMDGAILVCSAADGPMPQTREHILLSRQVGVPYIVVFLNKADMVDDAELLELVEMEVRDLLSTYDFPGDDTPIIIGSALMALNGEDDNELGTTAVKKLVETLDTYIPEPVRAIDKPFLMPIEDVFSISGRGTVVTGRVERGIVKIQEEIEIVGLRDTTKTTCTGVEMFRKLLDEGRAGENCGVLLRGTKRDDVERGQVLAKPGTIKPHTKFEAEVYVLSKEEGGRHTPFFKGYRPQFYFRTTDVTGSCELPEGVEMVMPGDNVKMVVTLIKPIAMEDGLRFAIREGGRTVGAGVVAKIVE, via the coding sequence GTGGCTAAAGAAAAATTCGAACGTAACAAACCGCACGTCAACGTCGGCACCATCGGTCACGTTGACCACGGTAAAACCACTCTGACTGCTGCTCTGACTCGCGTCTGCTCCGAGGTTTTCGGTTCCGCTCGCGTCGACTTCGACAAGATCGACAGCGCCCCGGAAGAGAAGGCTCGTGGTATCACCATCAACACCGCGCACGTAGAGTACGACTCCACCATTCGTCACTACGCGCACGTTGACTGCCCGGGTCACGCTGACTACGTGAAGAACATGATCACCGGTGCTGCGCAGATGGACGGCGCTATCCTGGTCTGCTCCGCTGCCGACGGCCCGATGCCGCAGACTCGCGAGCACATCCTGCTGTCCCGTCAGGTAGGTGTTCCGTACATCGTCGTGTTCCTGAACAAGGCCGACATGGTCGACGACGCCGAGCTGCTGGAACTGGTCGAGATGGAAGTTCGCGACCTGCTGTCCACCTATGACTTCCCGGGCGACGACACGCCGATCATCATCGGCTCCGCGCTGATGGCGCTGAACGGCGAAGACGACAACGAGCTGGGCACCACTGCGGTCAAGAAGCTGGTCGAGACTCTGGATACCTACATCCCTGAGCCGGTTCGTGCCATCGACAAGCCGTTCCTGATGCCGATCGAAGACGTGTTCTCCATCTCCGGCCGCGGTACCGTGGTAACCGGTCGTGTCGAGCGCGGCATCGTCAAGATCCAGGAAGAAATCGAGATCGTCGGTCTGCGTGACACCACCAAGACCACCTGCACCGGTGTCGAGATGTTCCGCAAGCTGCTCGACGAAGGTCGTGCCGGTGAGAACTGTGGCGTCCTGCTGCGTGGCACCAAGCGTGACGACGTAGAGCGTGGCCAGGTTCTGGCCAAGCCGGGCACCATCAAGCCGCACACCAAGTTCGAAGCCGAAGTGTACGTGCTGTCCAAGGAAGAAGGTGGTCGTCACACCCCGTTCTTCAAGGGCTACCGTCCGCAGTTCTACTTCCGTACCACCGACGTGACCGGTTCTTGCGAGCTGCCGGAAGGCGTCGAGATGGTAATGCCGGGCGACAACGTGAAGATGGTTGTCACCCTGATCAAGCCGATCGCCATGGAAGACGGCCTGCGTTTCGCGATTCGCGAAGGCGGCCGTACCGTTGGTGCCGGCGTGGTTGCCAAGATCGTCGAGTAA
- the fusA gene encoding elongation factor G: MARTTAINRYRNIGICAHVDAGKTTTTERILFYTGLSHKMGEVHDGAATTDWMVQEQERGITITSAAVTTFWQGSRGQYDKYRVNVIDTPGHVDFTIEVERSLRVLDGAVVVFCGTSGVEPQSETVWRQANKYGVPRVVYVNKMDRAGANFLRVVGQIKNRLGHTPVPIQLAIGAEDNFQGQVDLIKMKAIYWNDEDKGTSYREEEIPADMLELAEEWRSNMVEAAAEASEELMNKYLEEGELSVEEIKAGLRARTLASEIVPAVCGSSFKNKGVPLVLDAVIDFLPAPTEIPAIKGIHPDLIEKPKEELVDADYDERHADDSEPFSALAFKIATDPFVGTLTFVRVYSGFLSSGDSVINSVKGKKERVGRMVQMHANQREEIKEVRAGDIAALIGMKDVTTGDTLCNADKPIILERMDFPEPVISVAVEPKTKADQEKMGIALGKLAQEDPSFRVKTDEETGQTIISGMGELHLDILVDRMKREFNVEANIGKPQVSYREKITKNCEIEGKFVRQSGGRGQFGHCWIRFAPADEGQEGLVFVNEVVGGVVPKEYIPAIQKGIEEQMKNGVVAGYPLIGLKATVFDGSYHDVDSNEMAFKVAASMATKQLAQKGGGVVLEPIMKVEVVTPEDYMGDVMGDLNRRRGLIQGMEDSVSGKVIRAEVPLGEMFGYATDVRSMSQGRASYSMEFSKYSEAPANIVEALVKKQG, translated from the coding sequence ATGGCTCGTACCACAGCAATTAACCGCTACCGTAACATTGGTATCTGTGCCCACGTCGACGCGGGCAAGACCACCACTACCGAGCGGATCCTGTTTTACACAGGCCTCAGCCACAAGATGGGCGAAGTGCACGACGGCGCTGCCACCACCGACTGGATGGTGCAGGAGCAGGAGCGCGGTATCACCATTACCTCCGCTGCCGTTACCACCTTCTGGCAGGGTTCCCGTGGCCAGTACGACAAGTACCGCGTCAACGTCATCGATACCCCCGGCCACGTAGACTTCACCATCGAAGTAGAGCGCTCGCTGCGCGTACTCGACGGCGCTGTCGTGGTGTTCTGTGGCACTTCGGGCGTTGAGCCGCAGTCCGAGACCGTATGGCGTCAGGCCAACAAGTACGGCGTTCCGCGCGTCGTTTACGTGAACAAGATGGACCGTGCGGGTGCCAACTTCCTGCGCGTCGTCGGTCAGATCAAGAACCGTCTGGGCCACACTCCGGTGCCGATCCAGTTGGCCATCGGTGCGGAAGATAACTTCCAGGGTCAGGTCGATCTGATCAAGATGAAGGCCATCTACTGGAACGATGAAGACAAAGGCACCAGCTATCGTGAGGAAGAGATTCCTGCCGATATGCTGGAGCTGGCTGAAGAGTGGCGCTCGAACATGGTTGAGGCTGCTGCCGAAGCCAGCGAAGAGCTGATGAACAAGTACCTTGAAGAAGGTGAGCTGAGCGTCGAAGAGATCAAGGCCGGCCTGCGTGCGCGCACCCTGGCTAGCGAGATCGTTCCGGCTGTCTGTGGTTCTTCCTTCAAGAACAAGGGTGTTCCTCTGGTTCTCGATGCCGTCATCGACTTTCTGCCTGCTCCGACCGAGATCCCGGCGATCAAGGGTATTCACCCTGACCTCATCGAGAAGCCGAAAGAAGAGCTGGTTGATGCTGACTATGATGAGCGTCATGCAGACGACAGCGAGCCGTTCTCGGCCCTGGCGTTCAAGATTGCTACCGACCCGTTCGTTGGTACTCTGACTTTCGTGCGCGTCTATTCGGGCTTCCTCAGCTCGGGCGACTCCGTGATCAACTCGGTCAAGGGCAAGAAAGAGCGCGTTGGTCGTATGGTGCAGATGCACGCTAACCAGCGTGAAGAGATCAAAGAAGTGCGCGCTGGTGACATCGCGGCTCTGATCGGCATGAAGGACGTCACCACTGGCGACACTCTGTGCAACGCCGACAAGCCGATCATCCTCGAGCGCATGGACTTCCCGGAGCCGGTTATCTCGGTAGCCGTAGAGCCGAAGACCAAGGCCGACCAGGAGAAGATGGGTATCGCGCTGGGCAAGCTGGCCCAGGAAGACCCGTCGTTCCGCGTCAAGACCGACGAAGAGACCGGCCAGACCATCATCTCCGGTATGGGCGAGCTGCACCTGGACATCCTCGTTGACCGCATGAAGCGCGAGTTCAACGTCGAGGCCAACATCGGCAAGCCGCAGGTTTCCTACCGCGAGAAGATCACCAAGAACTGCGAGATCGAAGGCAAGTTCGTACGCCAGTCCGGTGGTCGTGGCCAGTTCGGTCACTGCTGGATCCGCTTTGCGCCTGCAGACGAAGGCCAGGAAGGACTGGTGTTCGTCAACGAGGTGGTGGGTGGTGTGGTTCCGAAGGAATACATTCCGGCCATCCAGAAGGGTATCGAGGAGCAGATGAAGAACGGCGTCGTCGCCGGCTATCCGCTGATCGGCCTGAAGGCGACCGTGTTCGATGGTTCCTACCATGACGTCGACTCCAACGAGATGGCGTTCAAGGTGGCGGCCTCCATGGCGACCAAGCAGCTGGCCCAGAAGGGCGGCGGCGTCGTGCTTGAGCCGATCATGAAGGTAGAAGTGGTAACCCCTGAGGACTACATGGGTGACGTGATGGGTGACCTGAACCGTCGTCGTGGTCTGATCCAGGGTATGGAGGACTCGGTGTCCGGCAAGGTTATCCGTGCCGAAGTGCCGCTGGGCGAGATGTTCGGTTATGCGACCGACGTCCGTTCCATGTCCCAGGGGCGCGCAAGCTACTCCATGGAATTCTCCAAGTACTCGGAAGCTCCGGCGAACATCGTCGAAGCCCTCGTTAAAAAACAAGGCTGA
- the rpsG gene encoding 30S ribosomal protein S7 yields MPRRRVAAKREILDDPKYGSQILAKFMNHVMESGKKAVAERIVYGALDTVKARKNSDPLEIFEKALDAIAPLVEVKSRRVGGATYQVPVEVRPSRRNALAMRWLVDYARKRGEKSMALRLAGELLDAAEGKGAAVKKREDVHRMAEANKAFSHYRF; encoded by the coding sequence ATGCCAAGACGTCGTGTAGCAGCCAAGCGTGAGATTCTGGACGATCCGAAATACGGAAGCCAGATCCTCGCCAAGTTCATGAACCACGTGATGGAAAGCGGCAAGAAGGCCGTGGCCGAGCGCATCGTTTACGGTGCCCTGGACACTGTCAAAGCGCGCAAGAACAGCGATCCCCTGGAGATCTTCGAGAAAGCTCTCGACGCCATCGCTCCGCTGGTCGAAGTAAAGTCGCGCCGTGTTGGTGGTGCGACTTACCAGGTTCCGGTCGAAGTTCGCCCGTCCCGTCGTAACGCTCTGGCCATGCGCTGGCTGGTGGACTACGCGCGCAAGCGTGGCGAGAAGTCCATGGCTCTGCGCTTGGCTGGCGAGTTGCTGGATGCCGCCGAAGGCAAGGGTGCTGCAGTCAAGAAGCGTGAAGACGTGCACCGCATGGCAGAAGCCAACAAGGCGTTCTCGCACTACCGCTTCTAA
- the rpsL gene encoding 30S ribosomal protein S12, with product MATINQLVRQPRKRIVEKSDVPALQNCPQRRGVCTRVYTTTPKKPNSALRKVCRVRLTNGFEVSSYIGGEGHNLQEHSVVLIRGGRVKDLPGVRYHTVRGSLDTTGVKDRKQGRSKYGTKRPK from the coding sequence ATGGCAACGATTAACCAGCTGGTGCGTCAGCCGCGCAAGCGTATCGTCGAGAAGTCCGACGTACCTGCGCTGCAGAACTGCCCGCAGCGTCGTGGCGTGTGCACCCGCGTGTACACCACTACGCCGAAAAAACCCAACTCGGCACTGCGTAAAGTATGCCGCGTGCGTCTGACCAACGGTTTCGAGGTTTCCTCGTACATCGGCGGTGAAGGCCACAACCTGCAAGAGCACAGCGTGGTGCTGATCCGTGGCGGTCGTGTAAAAGACCTTCCGGGTGTGCGTTACCACACCGTGCGCGGTTCGCTGGATACCACCGGCGTCAAGGACCGTAAGCAGGGTCGTTCGAAGTACGGTACCAAGCGTCCGAAGTGA
- the rpoC gene encoding DNA-directed RNA polymerase subunit beta' has product MKDLLNLLKNQGQIEEFDAIRIGLASPEMIRSWSFGEVKKPETINYRTFKPERDGLFCAKIFGPVKDYECLCGKYKRLKHRGVICEKCGVEVALAKVRRERMAHIELASPCAHIWFLKSLPSRIGLLMDMTLRDIERVLYFESYVVIDPGMTTLEKGQLLNDEQYFEALEEFGDDFDARMGAEAVRELLHAIDLEHEIGRLREEIPQTNSETKIKKLSKRLKLMEAFQGSGNLPEWMILTVLPVLPPDLRPLVPLDGGRFATSDLNDLYRRVINRNNRLKRLLDLSAPDIIVRNEKRMLQEAVDALLDNGRRGRAITGSNKRPLKSLADMIKGKQGRFRQNLLGKRVDYSGRSVITVGPTLRLHQCGLPKKMALELFKPFIFGKLEMRGLATTIKAAKKMVERELPEVWDVLAEVIREHPVLLNRAPTLHRLGIQAFEPVLIEGKAIQLHPLVCAAYNADFDGDQMAVHVPLTLEAQLEARALMMSTNNILSPANGEPIIVPSQDVVLGLYYMTREAINAKGEGRVFADLQEVDRVFRAGEASLHARVKVRINETIKEKDGSITKNTRIVDTTVGRALLFQIVPAGMPYDVVNQSMKKKAISKLINQCYRTVGLKDTVIFADQLMYTGFAYSTISGVSIGVNDFVIPDEKARIIDAATEEVKEIESQYASGLVTQGEKYNKVIDLWSKANDEVSKAMMGNLSKEKVIDRDGNEVDQESFNSMYMMADSGARGSAAQIRQLAGMRGLMAKPDGSIIETPITANFREGLSVLQYFISTHGARKGLADTALKTANSGYLTRRLVDVAQDLVVTEVDCGTEQGLLMTPHIEGGDVVEPLGERVLGRVIARDVFKPGTDEVIVPAGTLVDEQWVEFIELNSIDEVIVRSPISCETRYGICAKCYGRDLARGHQVNIGEAVGVIAAQSIGEPGTQLTMRTFHIGGAASRTSAADSVQVKNGGAIRLHNLKHVERLDGALVAVSRSGELAVADEFGRERERYKLPYGAVISVKEGDKVEPGAIVAKWDPHTHPIVTEMMGTVTFVGMEEGITIKRQTDELTGLTNIEVLDPKDRPASGKDIRPAVKLVDASGKELLLPGTDVPAQYFLPANALVGVADGGQVNVGDVIARIPQETSKTRDITGGLPRVADLFEARRPKEPSILAEISGTISFGKETKGKRRLVITPTDGSDPYEELIPKWRHLNVFEGEQVNKGEVISDGPSNPHDILRLLGVSALAKYIVNEIQDVYRLQGVKINDKHIETILRQMLRKVEVSESGDSSFIKGDQVELTHVLEENERLSGDDRFIAKFDRVLLGITKASLSTESFISAASFQETTRVLTEAAVTGKRDFLRGLKENVVVGRLIPAGTGLAYHSERKRKRDADKPVRVSASEVEAALTEALNSSGS; this is encoded by the coding sequence TTGAAAGACCTACTGAATTTGCTGAAAAACCAGGGTCAGATCGAAGAGTTCGACGCCATCCGTATCGGATTGGCCTCGCCTGAGATGATCCGTTCGTGGTCGTTCGGTGAAGTTAAAAAGCCGGAAACCATCAACTACCGTACCTTCAAGCCCGAGCGCGATGGTCTGTTCTGCGCCAAGATCTTTGGCCCGGTAAAGGACTACGAGTGCCTGTGCGGCAAGTACAAGCGCCTCAAGCACCGCGGCGTGATCTGCGAGAAGTGCGGCGTCGAAGTGGCGCTGGCCAAGGTTCGCCGTGAGCGCATGGCGCACATCGAGCTGGCCTCGCCTTGCGCCCACATCTGGTTCCTCAAGTCGCTGCCGAGCCGTATCGGCCTGCTGATGGACATGACCCTGCGTGACATCGAGCGCGTGCTCTATTTCGAGAGCTACGTGGTGATCGATCCGGGCATGACCACCTTGGAGAAGGGCCAGCTGCTGAACGACGAGCAGTACTTCGAGGCCCTCGAGGAGTTCGGTGACGATTTCGACGCGCGCATGGGCGCCGAAGCCGTGCGCGAACTGCTGCACGCCATCGATCTGGAGCACGAGATCGGCCGCCTGCGCGAAGAGATTCCGCAGACCAACTCGGAAACCAAGATCAAGAAGCTGTCCAAGCGCCTGAAGCTGATGGAAGCCTTCCAGGGCTCCGGCAACCTGCCGGAGTGGATGATCCTCACCGTGCTGCCGGTGCTGCCGCCGGACCTGCGTCCGCTGGTGCCGCTGGACGGCGGCCGCTTCGCGACCTCCGACCTGAACGACCTGTACCGCCGGGTGATCAACCGCAACAACCGCCTCAAGCGCCTGCTCGACCTCTCCGCGCCGGACATCATCGTGCGCAACGAGAAGCGCATGCTGCAGGAAGCGGTCGACGCCCTGCTCGACAACGGCCGTCGCGGCCGCGCCATCACCGGCTCGAACAAGCGTCCGCTGAAGTCCCTGGCCGACATGATCAAGGGTAAGCAGGGTCGCTTCCGTCAGAACCTGCTGGGTAAGCGCGTGGACTACTCCGGTCGTTCCGTGATCACCGTGGGCCCGACCCTGCGCCTGCACCAGTGCGGCCTGCCGAAGAAGATGGCCCTGGAGCTGTTCAAGCCGTTCATTTTCGGCAAGCTGGAAATGCGCGGTCTGGCGACCACCATCAAGGCCGCCAAGAAGATGGTCGAGCGCGAGCTGCCGGAAGTCTGGGACGTGCTCGCCGAGGTGATCCGCGAACACCCCGTACTGCTCAACCGTGCGCCGACCCTGCACCGTCTGGGTATCCAGGCGTTCGAGCCAGTGCTCATCGAAGGCAAGGCGATCCAGCTGCACCCGCTGGTCTGCGCCGCGTACAACGCCGACTTCGACGGTGACCAGATGGCCGTGCACGTGCCGCTGACGCTGGAAGCCCAGCTGGAAGCGCGCGCGCTGATGATGTCGACCAACAACATCCTCTCGCCGGCCAACGGCGAGCCGATCATCGTGCCGTCGCAGGACGTGGTCCTGGGCCTGTACTACATGACCCGCGAGGCGATCAACGCCAAGGGCGAAGGCCGCGTGTTCGCCGACCTGCAGGAAGTCGACCGGGTGTTCCGCGCCGGCGAGGCCTCGCTGCACGCCCGCGTCAAGGTGCGGATCAACGAGACCATCAAGGAAAAGGACGGCTCGATCACCAAGAACACCCGCATTGTCGACACCACCGTCGGCCGCGCGCTGCTGTTCCAGATCGTTCCGGCCGGCATGCCTTACGACGTGGTCAACCAGTCGATGAAGAAGAAGGCGATCTCCAAGCTGATCAACCAGTGCTACCGCACCGTTGGCTTGAAGGACACCGTGATCTTCGCCGACCAGTTGATGTACACCGGTTTCGCCTACTCGACCATCTCCGGCGTGTCGATCGGCGTGAACGACTTCGTCATCCCGGACGAGAAGGCGCGGATCATCGATGCCGCCACCGAGGAAGTGAAGGAGATCGAGAGCCAGTACGCCTCCGGCCTGGTGACCCAGGGCGAGAAGTACAACAAGGTGATCGACCTGTGGTCCAAGGCCAACGACGAAGTGTCCAAGGCGATGATGGGCAACCTCTCGAAGGAGAAGGTCATCGATCGCGACGGCAACGAAGTCGATCAGGAGTCCTTCAACTCCATGTACATGATGGCCGACTCCGGTGCGCGGGGTTCTGCTGCGCAGATCCGTCAGCTCGCCGGTATGCGTGGCCTGATGGCCAAGCCGGACGGCTCGATCATCGAGACGCCGATCACCGCGAACTTCCGCGAAGGTCTGAGCGTTCTGCAGTACTTCATCTCGACCCACGGTGCGCGTAAGGGTCTGGCGGATACCGCGTTGAAGACCGCGAACTCCGGTTACCTGACCCGTCGCCTGGTCGACGTGGCCCAGGACCTGGTGGTGACCGAGGTCGACTGCGGCACCGAGCAGGGCCTGCTGATGACGCCGCACATCGAGGGTGGCGACGTGGTCGAGCCCCTGGGCGAGCGCGTGCTGGGCCGAGTCATCGCCCGCGACGTGTTCAAGCCGGGCACCGACGAAGTCATAGTGCCGGCCGGCACCCTGGTCGACGAGCAGTGGGTCGAATTCATCGAGCTGAACAGCATCGACGAAGTGATCGTGCGCTCGCCGATCAGCTGCGAAACCCGCTACGGCATCTGCGCCAAGTGCTACGGTCGCGATCTGGCCCGCGGTCACCAGGTGAACATCGGTGAAGCGGTCGGCGTCATCGCCGCCCAGTCCATCGGTGAGCCGGGTACCCAGCTGACCATGCGTACCTTCCACATCGGTGGTGCGGCCAGCCGGACCTCCGCGGCCGACAGCGTCCAGGTGAAGAACGGCGGTGCCATCCGTCTGCACAACCTCAAGCACGTCGAGCGCCTGGACGGCGCCCTGGTCGCGGTTTCGCGTTCCGGCGAGCTGGCGGTGGCCGACGAGTTCGGTCGCGAGCGCGAGCGCTACAAGCTGCCGTACGGTGCGGTGATTTCGGTCAAGGAAGGCGACAAGGTCGAGCCGGGCGCCATCGTCGCCAAGTGGGACCCGCACACCCACCCGATCGTCACCGAGATGATGGGTACCGTGACCTTCGTCGGCATGGAAGAAGGCATCACCATCAAGCGCCAGACCGACGAACTGACCGGTCTGACCAATATCGAAGTACTGGATCCGAAGGACCGTCCGGCTTCCGGCAAGGACATCCGTCCGGCGGTCAAGCTGGTCGACGCCTCCGGCAAGGAGCTGCTGCTGCCGGGTACCGACGTGCCGGCGCAGTACTTCCTGCCGGCCAACGCCCTGGTCGGCGTGGCGGACGGTGGTCAGGTCAACGTGGGTGACGTCATCGCGCGTATCCCGCAGGAAACCTCGAAGACCCGCGACATCACCGGTGGTCTGCCGCGCGTAGCCGACCTGTTCGAGGCGCGCCGGCCGAAAGAGCCGTCGATCCTCGCGGAGATCAGCGGCACCATCTCCTTCGGCAAGGAAACCAAGGGCAAGCGCCGTCTGGTGATCACGCCGACCGATGGCAGCGATCCGTACGAGGAGCTGATTCCGAAGTGGCGTCACCTCAACGTCTTCGAAGGCGAACAGGTGAACAAGGGCGAGGTCATTTCCGACGGCCCGAGCAACCCGCACGACATCCTGCGTCTGCTCGGCGTCAGTGCCCTGGCCAAGTACATCGTCAACGAGATCCAGGACGTTTACCGTCTGCAGGGCGTGAAGATCAACGACAAGCACATCGAGACCATCCTGCGGCAGATGCTGCGCAAGGTCGAAGTGTCCGAGTCGGGCGACTCCAGCTTCATCAAGGGCGATCAGGTCGAGCTGACCCATGTGCTGGAAGAGAACGAACGCCTGTCGGGCGACGATCGCTTCATCGCCAAGTTCGACCGCGTGCTGCTGGGCATCACCAAGGCCTCGCTGTCCACCGAGTCGTTCATCTCGGCGGCGTCGTTCCAGGAAACCACCCGCGTCCTTACCGAGGCCGCGGTCACCGGCAAGCGCGACTTCCTCCGTGGTCTGAAGGAAAACGTGGTGGTCGGTCGTTTGATCCCCGCCGGTACCGGTCTGGCCTATCACAGCGAGCGCAAGCGCAAGCGTGATGCCGACAAGCCGGTCCGCGTCAGCGCCAGTGAGGTGGAAGCCGCACTGACCGAGGCGCTGAACTCCAGCGGCAGCTGA